A single Drechmeria coniospora strain ARSEF 6962 chromosome 03, whole genome shotgun sequence DNA region contains:
- a CDS encoding plasma membrane phosphatase required for sodium stress response: MTETVVPQNPAAKRQPEKGTGQFDMSGKESHQLPPEENGGSKSVGDLLKVPSRSSSQQGNRQSLTTPTGLSGVTVTEHRSSISGRSKESKGSIAGTHRNGSASSNRTGGDSELGNTLDNSQPSSPSTSEQKKRTKRSRLLSFLRCCGVPDTATTVEEGVSQNVQKVERLPRRPATARAFAPAAAQDQHAVKQPADQELPQDTANQEIDIDCHHPSNSGQQEANTEAERLKNDSSQPPPPTVTVEPPGPESAETESRHSDRPVGGAEDVGMQDGHLEGPRETSADYETEESRQKAAPLPPPPPGPNPFIVSSVPHPAELASAAQEIPNSLLPPVALQHKGRKCLVLDLDETLVHSSFKILHQADFTIPVEIEGNYHNVYVIKRPGVDEFMKRVGELYEVVVFTASVSKYGDPLLDQLDIHNVIHHRLFRESCYNHQGNYVKDLSQIGRDLKDTIIIDNSPTSYIFHPQHAVPISSWFSDAHDNELLDLIPVLEDLAGPNVSDVSLVLDVTL; the protein is encoded by the exons ATGACCGAGACTGTTGTGCCGCAAAACCCAGCGGCCAAACGTCAGCCTGAGAAGGGCACGGGGCAATTCGACATGAGTGGGAAGGAGAGCCATCAGCTGCCACCAGAAGAAAACGGCGGCTCCAAAAGTGTCGGGGACCTCCTCAAGGTCCCGTCAAGATCCTCATCACAACAAGGGAACCGCCAGTCATTGACGACGCCCACCGGCCTCAGTGGTGTCACCGTCACTGAACATCGTAGCAGCATCAGCGGAAGGTCCAAAGAATCCAAGGGTAGCATTGCGGGCACGCACCGCAACGGCAGTGCCTCCAGTAACCGAACTGGCGGCGACAGCGAACTGGGAAACACACTTGACAATTCTCAGCCCAGCTCGCCATCTACGAGTGAGCAAAAAAAGAGGACGAAGCGCAGCCGCCTGCTGTCCTTCTTGCGCTGTTGTGGTGTTCCCGACACGGCGACCACGGTTGAGGAAGGGGTTAGCCAAAACGTGCAAAAAGTCGAAAGGCTACCTCGGCGTCCAGCCACCGCCAGGGCCTTTGCCCCAGCGGCGGCTCAGGATCAGCACGCTGTGAAGCAACCCGCCGACCAAGAGTTACCGCAAGATACTGCCAACCAAGAAATCGACATAGATTGCCACCATCCGTCTAATAGTGGCCAACAGGAAGCAAACACAGAAGCGGAGCGCTTGAAGAACGACTCCAGTCAACCTCCTCCCCCAACTGTCACCGTCGAACCCCCCGGACCCGAGTCTGCGGAAACCGAGTCTCGGCACAGTGACAGACCAGTTGGAGGTGCCGAAGACGTCGGCATGCAAGACGGACACTTGGAAGGACCTCGAGAGACTTCTGCCGATTACGAGACCGAGGAATCCCGGCAAAAGGCCGCACCTCTACCTCCGCCTCCACCTGGACCGAACCCATTCATCGTCTCGTCGGTGCCTCATCCCGCCGAGCTTGCTTCAGCAGCCCAAGAAATTCCAAACAGCCTCTTGCCTCCCGTTGCTCTCCAGCACAAGGGCAGAAAGTGCCTGGTCCTGGATTTGGATGAAACCTTGGTCCATAGCTCCTTCAAA ATCTTGCATCAAGCGGACTTCACGATACCTGTTGAAATTGAAGGCAACTACCACAACGTCTACGTCATCAAGCGTCCCGGTGTGGACGAGTTCATGAAGAGGGTCGGTGAACTGTACGAGGTCGTCGTGTTCACGGCCTCCGTCTCGAAG TATGGCGACCCATTGTTGGATCAACTTGACATCCACAACGTCATTCATCACAGGCTTTTCCGCGAGAGCTGTTACAATCACCAAGGAAACTATGTCAAGGATCTCTCGCAGATCGGGCGCGACCTCAAGGACACCATCATTATTGACAACTCGCCCACTTCTTACATCTTTCACCCACAGCACGCCGTCCCCATAAGCAGCTGGTTTTCGGACGCTCACGACAACGAGCTGCTGGATCTAATCCCTGTTCTCGAAGATCTCGCGGGCCCCAACGTTTCCGATGTCAGCCTTGTGCTCGACGTAACCCTCTGA
- a CDS encoding putative adenylate kinase, producing the protein MGFVEDELKQLKDVISNLDSRIRRLEQRTTGTSPSTADIRMILIGPPGAGKGTQAPKIKERFSCCHLATGDMLRSQVAKKTPLGREAKKIMDQGGLVSDDIVIGMIKEELDNNKECQGGFILDGFPRTVPQAQGLDIMLQERNQKLQHAVELQIDDSLLIARITGRLIHPASGRSYHTTFNPPKEPWKDDITGEPLIQRSDDNADALKKRLGTYHQQTAPVVNYYQNSGIWKGIDASQQPGQVWKQMLNILENANSSHTSGVLSRIAGKA; encoded by the exons AtgggcttcgtcgaggacgagctcaaGCAGCTCAAGGATGTCATCTCGAACCTCGACTCGCGCATCAGGCGCCTTGAGCAACGCACCACTGGCACTTCCCCCTCCACCGCGGACATTCGCATGATCCTAATCGGCCCCCCCGGTGCAG GCAAGGGAACCCAGGCTCCAAAGATCAAGGAGCGCTTCTCCTGCTGCCATTTG GCCACTGGCGACATGTTGCGCTCCCAAGTTGCCAAAAAAAcccccctcggccgcgaggcaAAGAAGATCATGGACCAGGGTGGTCTTGTCAGCGACGATATTGTCATTGGAATGAtcaaggaggagctcgacaaCAACAAGGAGTGCCAGGGCGG CTTCATTCTCGACGGTTTCCCTCGCACCGTTCCACAGGCCCAAGGTCTTGATATCATGCTCCAGGAGCGCAATCAGAAGCTCCAACACGCCGTCGAACTGCAGATTGACGACTCGCTCCTCATCGCTCGCATCACCGGCCGTTTAATTCACCCAGCCTCGGGTCGCTCATACCACACCACCTTCAACCCCCCCAAGGAGCCATGGAAAGATGATATTACCGGCGAGCCCCTCATCCAGCGGAGCGACGACAACGCCGACGCTCTCAAGAAGCGTCTTGGCACCTATCACCAACAGACCGCCCCCGTTGTCAACTACTACCAAAACTCGGGCATCTGGAAAGGCATCGATGCCAGTCAGCAGCCTGGCCAGGTTTGGAAGCAAATGTTGAATATCCTCGAGAATGCCAACTCGAGCCACACCTCGGGCGTCTTGAGTAGAATTGCTGGCAAAGCCTAG